The genomic segment AGGCGCTGACGAGGTCGTCGCACAGGGTTTCCTGCAAATGGATATGGCCTTGTGCCATGCGCTTGGCCACGGTATTGCGCATGAAATTGTAATCCAGCACGTCATCCATATGGTCTTTGGTCGGTGTCGACAGGGCCAACGGCACAAACAGGTCGACATTGATCAGCGCGCGCTGCGTGCCTTGTTTTTCGGATTCGTAGACGCCGATATTGATCTGCACTTCGTAGTCGCGCAGGAACAGGCGACGGCAATCGCTAAGGTCGGGATGGATGAGTGCAGAGAGCATGGCTTTTTCAGTGAGGTTGGAACGGTTGGCCTGATGCGGCGGCCTTGTCCCGTGGATGAGTTTGCAAATGTTGGCCGCCATCGACCAGCAGCGTACTGCCGGTAATGGCGGAGGAGGCAGCGACAAAACAGACTGTCGCTGCGATATCTTCCAATGTGGCGGGATTGGCGGCTTGCAGCGCCAATGTTTGGCCACCGGCGTCGGTCACGGCCAGCGCCGGGGCGATGCCGACTACCCGTACCTGCGGCGCGAAGGCCTGCGCCAGCAAGGTGGTGGCGCTGTGTAGCGCGGCTTTGGACAAAGTATAGGATAAAAAATCCGGCTGCGGATTGAACAGCTTCTGGTCCAGCAGGTTGATTACGACTGCCTGCGCGCCAGGCGTCTTTAGCATCGCCGCATACAGTTCCTGCGCCAGTTGGAGCGGTGCGGCCAGGTTGCCTTGCATGTGCCGGGCCAGTCCGGCGGAGGAAAACGCGGCAGGACTATCTTGTTCGACATGGCTGTCGTTGTTGACAATGCAACGAACCTCGCCCAGCGCCGCCGCAACACGCGGCAGCAGCGTGCTGATCTGGCTTTCCTGGTTCAAACGACAGCCGACGGCGACAGCTTGCGCGCCTAATGCCTGGCATTCCTGCACAAGGGCCGTGAGCGGTGCCGGCGGCTGGTCTTCCTGGTAATGAAGCGCCAGTTGCCATCCCGCACGCGCCAGCGCCAGAGCAATGGCACGGCCGACCGCATTGGCGGCGTCAGTGACAAGGGCTACGGCGTGAGGCTGATGGACTGGCTTTGGCATGGTACCTCATGTTTTGTTGTTGGCAATTAATGGCTTCGTGCATATTGTGGACGCAGGCGCTGATTAAACTTTAGAGGCTATTGAAAAATTAACCTGGCGTTGTTGCTTCTCCTAGCCGTACTACTCGTACTGTCTTGGTCGGAGCGCTTAGCCATCTTAATTTTTCAACAGCCTCTTAGCATCGAGTGCTTTACGCTCTGGCGTTATCTCCTACAATAGCGGCATGCAACTGCAATTACCCGAAGCTTCGGTCGAAGCACAGCGCGCATCGCGCCTGTTACACAACCTGATCGCCACTGAAATCCGCCTGCAACAGGGCTGGATTTCGTTCGCACGTTATATGGAACTGTTGCTGTACGCGCCGGATCTCGGTTATTACAGCGGCGGCGCAGCAAAATTGGGCAAAGACGGTGATTTTACAACCGCGCCCGAAATTACGCCGCTTTTTGGCGCAGCTTTGGCGCATTTGGCAACAGAATTGTTCACTTCGTCGCCATCGCTGCAGCCACAGATACTCGAATTTGGCGCCGGCAGCGGCCAACTGGCTTTCGATATCTTGAGTGAGCTGGCGGCCGGTTCCGATGAAAAAAGCGCGTTGCAGGGCTATTACATTGTCGAATTGTCAGCAGAACTGCGCGCACGCCAGCAACTGAAATTGCGTGAATTTCCGCAAGTGCAGTGGCTGGACCGCTTACCCGAAGCGTTTTCCGGCGTGGTGCTCGGCAACGAGGTGCTGGACGCCATGCCGGTGGAACTGGTGGTGCTGGGCGAGCAAGGGCAGGGCTGGCAGCAGCGTGGTGTCGGCCTGTCGGGTAATGATCAATTTATCTATATCGACCGGCCTGCCGATCCAGCGCTGATTGCCCAGATTCCTGAGGCCGATACGCTGACGCCGGGCCATCTGACGGAAGTACACCCGGTCGCCATCGGCTTCATGCACTCGTTGGGAGCGATGCTGAAAGCCGGGCGAGGCGGCGTCGCCATCTTCTTCGATTACGGCTTCCCGGCAGCGGAATATTATCTGCAGCAGCGTGACCAGGGCACCTTGATGTGCCATTACCGCCATCATGCGCATCCAGATCCTTTCTATATGCCGGGTTTGCAGGATGTGACCGCGCACGTGGATTTCACGGCGATGGCAGTGGCCGCCCTGGATTCGGGGCTGGAACTGCTGGGTTACAGCAGCCAGGCGGCATTTCTGCTGGAAGCCGGAATTGGCCAATTGTTATTACGCACATCGCCGGAAAACGCCTTGCAATACCTGCCGCAAGCCAATGCCATGCAAAAATTGGTGTCGCCGGCCGAGATGGGCGAGCTGTTCAAGGTGCTGGTAGTGGGCATGGCGGCGGAATTACCCGAGCGCTTCAGCCGCCATGACCGTAGCCATCGCCTGTAAGTCTAAGCCTGACTATGACTATCTTCCTTGAAGGTCTGACATGATCCGCTGGATGCTGGTGATCTTCGTCGCCGTAATCGTGTTTTCCAGCACCTTGCCCTGGCTGGAAAAACTCGGCCTCGGGCGCCTGCCCGGCGATGTGCGCTTCACCTTGTTCGGCAGGAAATTTTCGCTGCCGTTCGCTTCGACCGTCTTGTTGTCGGTGGTGATTTTCCTGCTGGTGCGGATACTTTAAAACATCGGCTTAATCGGCTTAGTATCACCGGTTCTCGCAGGTTATCTCAGGTCAAATGCCAAACAATGGATTGACCAACTCCGGCGGCCGGGCAATCACTGCGTGCTTTTGGTAAACCACAATCGGCCGCTGCAGCAGTTTCGGATGCGCTGCCAGCGCTTCCAGCAACGCTGCGTCATCGGCTTGCGCGAGATCGAGCGCTGCATATTCAGGTTCATTGTCGCGCAGCATGGCGCTAACGGGACCTCCCAAGGTTCGATGCAAAGCCTGCAATTGGGCCAGCGTCAGCGGCGTCTTCTGGTAATCGATTACTTCCAGTTTGAGCTTGCGCGTGTTGCTGAATTGCTCGGCAATCGCCAACGCCTCGCGCGATTTCGAGCAGCGCTGGTTGTGATAAATCGTGATCATTGTGCTTCCTTTGTAGGTTGATCCAGCGGCAATACCTCGTCGTCCCAGCCGCTGGCGGGCATATCCTCGCGCAAGATGCGGTCATGCGCAAACATTTCTTCGAGTTCTTCGCGCGCCTGCTTGGCGATGGAGACGATTTGCTGCTGGTCTTTTTGATGCGGATACATGTCGTGCAGGGTTTGCAAATTATGCGCACGGAATTTCATGGCTGCCTGGCGCGCGCGATAGGCGCCGAAACCAAGCTGGCGCAAGGCTTCGCGGCCCAGCAGCAGCGCCGATTCGAAGGTTTCCCGTTCGATCACGGTGACGCCCAGGTCCATCAAGTCAAAGTAATGTGTGACGTTGCGTGCCCGAGCGATGATTTGCAAGTCGGGAAATTCGTGGCGCACCGCCTCCACCAGTTTCAGGCTGCCTTCGATATCGTCCAGCGCCACCACCAGCAAGCGCGCGTTGGCGATGCCGGCCGCATGCATCAGATCGATGCGGGTGGCGTCACCGTAGAACACCTTGAAGCCGAAACGGCGCAGCAGTTCGATCTGGTCGGGGTCGTGATCCAGCACGGTCAGGCCGATCTTGTTGGCATGCAGCAGACGGCCGATGATTTGGCCGAAGCGGCCGAAGCCTGCAATGATCACCGGGTTTTCGTTGTCGTCGATGTCGTCATCGGGACGTTTTTGCGCTTTCAGGAAGTAAGGCGCGATGACTTTGTCGTACAACACTAGCAGCAAAGGCGTGGTCACCATTGACAAGGCCACTACCACTACCAGGATTGACGAGGTTTCTTCCGAAAACACACGTGCGGTGGCGGCCGCGCCGAACACCACAAAAGCAAATTCCCCGCCTTGCGACAGCAACGCCGCAAACAGGAATTGCTGGGCGCGGGCGATCTGGAAGACCTTGCTGAGCAGGTATAGCACAGTCAGCTTGATAACTAGGAAGCCGGCCACCAGCCCCAGGATCAGCCATGGCTTGGTCAGCAGCAAGCCGAAGTCGACCGACATGCCGACGGCAATAAAGAACAGTCCCAACAGCAAGCCTTTGAACGGCTCCAGATCGGTTTCCAGCGCGTGTCGGTATTCCGAATCGGCCAGCAGCACGCCAGCCAGGAAGCTGCCTAAAGCCATCGACATGCCGACCGATTCCATCAGCAGACCGATAGCGATCACCAGCAATAGCGCAAAGGCGGTGAAGATTTCGCGCAGTTCGGTGCGCGCAATCAGCCGCAGGAGAGGGCGAATCAGGTAGCGGCCGCCGACGATCAGCGTGGCGATCACCGCCACCACCTTGAGACCGCCGATCCAGCCTTCGCCGCTTCCATGCGCGACCGCCACGCCCAATACCGGCACGATGGCGATCATCGGGATCGCGGCGATGTCCTGGAACAGCAGGATCGCAAATCCGGCGCGGCCTGCAGGCGTCGTCGTTAATTTGCGCTCATTGATGGTGGCGAGGGCGATCGCGGTGGAGGACAGCGACATGCCGAGCGCTGCGATCAGAGCAGTTTTCCAATCGACGCCGACGGCGACAGCTGCGCCAAACAGCGCTAGCGACACCATGGACACCTGTGCCGTGCCCCAACCGAAAATCGAGCGCCGCAGCGACCACAAGCGCTTGGGGTCCAGCTCCAGACCGATCATAAACAATAGCAACACGACGCCGAATTCGGAGAAATGGAGGATGTCTTCGACGTTATCGATCAGGCGCAGGCCCCACGGCCCGATCGTCATGCCTGCCAGCAGATAGCCGAGCACAGCTCCCAGCCCCAGACGTTTGGCGATCGGCACCGCTACGACTGCTGCCGCCAGGTAAATCAAGCCGTTGAATAAAAGATTATTTTCCATGATGCTCAGTTGCCGGTGAGTGATGTGGTTGAATTTGCAGCCAGCAACTCAGGCCAGTTCGGATAGTTCGCCAGACGCTTGCGGTAGGTTTCGATATACGCCGCCAGGGTCTGCTGGTTGACTTGGTGTGCGCCAAACAACAAATGTGGCGGCAGCCAGTTCATGCCGCACAGCTGCGCGGTTTGCTGGAACGCAGGGAGGAAAGCGGAGAAGGGCATCAGGTTATGTCCTTCGGCTTGATACGAGCGCTCTGAGCCGCCTAGCGTGGCGACCAGCCAGAAATCCTTGCCGTGCAAGGCGTCGCCGCCAGGGCCGTAGGCCCAGCCGGGCGTGAAGACCGAATCGACCCATTGTTTCAGCAGCGCCGGCATGCTGTACCACTGGATCGGGTGCTGGAACACGACCAGGTCCGCTTCTTGCAACAGGGCTTGCTCGCGCCGTACAGGGATATGGAAGTCGGGGTATAGCTCATAGAGATCATGTACTTTGACATTCGGCACTTTGGCGGCGGCTTCGGCCATGCGCCGGTTGGCGCGCGAGTGGTGCGGCGTCGGATGTGCGTACAGGATCAGGGTTTGCGGCGGTTTGGTCATGGTCGGCGATGGCGGTTCTGGACGGAATCGATAAAAATAAGGGGAAACGGCTGAGTCGACAGGAAATTCAGGATGAACTGATCACGAAAACAATGCTCACACACCAATCGGGCCTATACTTTGGCAAGCAGTTTTTGACCGGCCTCTCGTGGCGACGCGCTGTTTTGTTTGCAGCCACATGCTAGCAGTACTTTCTCAAACATTTTTACTTCTGACAATTCCTAACAAATATGTCTGACAATAAACCGAGTGATCCGACCAGCGATCCTGCCCAATCCGTTCCCGAGGGAGCGATCGAAACCAAACAAATCATTTCCGCTGAATCCGGCCCGGCCGCGCCGGTTCCGGACGCTGTCAAGGAAGCCGCGCAAGAGCGACCGCAAGCGGCGGCAGCTCAGCCGCAACCTGCCGCAGCAGGCGGATTCAAGGCAGCCGATGATTCCGCCCCCTGGCCGCAAACCTGGAAGCTGATTGCGGCGCGGTTCCGTGCGCTGTCCGACAAAGCCGGCCGGCGCATGATGCAGCGGACCTTGAAGATCGGCATTTCCGCGCGGATCTTCCATCCGGAAGAAGGCGCCAAAGGCTTGCGTGGCCGTACCTTGCAATATCTGGAGGAATCGATCGCACAGTGGGTAATGTCGCGCAATGTGTTGGTGTTTATGATTCCTACGGTCAACACAAACGGTCTGGTCCATCCCAGCTCGATTCGCCTGCGCGATTACGCCAAGCATCTGGATGGCCTGGTGTTGCAGGGCGGTGCCGACGTATCGCCGCAAAGCTATGCCCAAGCCGCAACCCGGCCGGAGTGGGGCGGCGATCGGGTACGCGATATGTACGAGCTGGAGCTGCTGCATGAATTCATTGAAGCCGGCAAGCCGGTGCTGGGGATTTGCCGCGGTTGCCAGTTAATCAACGTGGCGTTTGGCGGCACCTTGTACCAGGACATCGCAACCGATGTGCCGACATCGATCAAGCACGTGAACGATGAGTACGATCGCTTGCACCATGCGATCCAGTTCCCGCCAGGTTCCTCTTTGGCAACTTTATTCAATGCCCATGGCGGCGAGCAAAGCGAGTGGGTGGTGAATTCCATCCACCACCAGGCTGTACGTGACCTGGGACGGGACCTGACAGTGGAAGCCATCTCCGGCAGCGACAATATCGTGGAGGCAATTCGTTATCGCAAGGCATCTTTTGTCATGGGTTTGCAATGGCACCCGGAATTCCACCGTGCCGGCGGTCCGCAGTTGCTGGATTGCACGCCAATCCTCGATGGATTTTTAAGAGCTGCACGCGAGACGCGTTTCTGATATTATCTCGCGCCTTGGCTGGTGAAGTGTTGAAACGCACTTTTCCCGATTCCGGCCGGGCCCGATGTCATTGCAGCGGGGAAATTGAAAAAACTAAGAAATATTTAGAAGAAATCGATTTCCGCAGTTGACACTCAAAGGGTGCTTTACTATAATCTGGGGTTCCCTGCGGAGAGGTGGCCGAGTGGTTAATGGCAGCAGACTGTAAATCTGCCCTCTTACGAGTACGCTGGTTCGAATCCAGCCCTCTCCACCATTTTGGGAAGAAGTAAAAGGCAGTTGCAGTAAAAATTGTTGTAGCGGTAGAAGTGAAGTGAGCTGAATTGAAGTGATCTCGCGGGTGTAGCTCAATGGTAGAGCTGAAGCCTTCCAAGCTTATGACGAGGGTTCGATTCCCTTCACCCGCTCCAGTAGATTTTGCAAGAATATTAAGTTGGGCGTGTTGTTAATAATAAAAACACGCGGACAGCATAGCCCTTGTAGCTCAGTGGTAGAGCACTCCCTTGGTAAGGGAGAGGCCACGTGTTCGATCCACGTCAAGGGCACCAGATTTAGTATCTCGGTTTTGTTTGCGGCGCTGGCATTGGCGTCGTAAAAGTTGGATGTCACTATGGATTCGGGTAGTAGTAAGAATACTGCTGATTCGAGTTTTCAATCTGTAAGACGGTCGGGCGCTGGCCTGAACATTCTCATCAAATCTTTAGGAGTCTAAGATGGCAAAAGGCAAGTTTGAGCGGACCAAGCCGCACGTCAACGTCGGCACTATCGGCCACGTCGACCACGGCAAGACCACGCTGACAGCAGCGATCGCGACAGTATTGTCGAAGAAATTTGGCGGCGAAGCCAAAGCGTACGATCAGATTGACGCAGCGCCAGAAGAAAAAGCGCGCGGCATCACGATCAACACTGCACACGTTGAATACGAAACTGCCAACCGCCACTACGCGCACGTTGACTGCCCAGGCCATGCTGACTATGTGAAAAACATGATCACCGGTGCGGCACAGATGGACGGTGCGATCCTGGTATGTTCGGCAGCTGACGGCCCAATGCCACAGACTCGTGAGCACATCCTGTTGTCGCGTCAGGTTGGCGTGCCATACATCATCGTGTTCCTGAACAAAGCGGACATGGTCGACGACGAAGAGTTGCTCGAGCTGGTTGAAATGGAAGTGCGCGAACTGCTGACCAAGTATGATTTCCCAGGCGACGACCTGCCAATCATCAAGGGTTCGGCGAAGCTGGCTCTGGAAGGCGACACTGGCCCATTGGGCGAGCAAGCGATCATGGCTCTGGCTGAAGCGCTGGATACCTACATCCCGACACCGGAACGTGCTGTTGACGGTCACTTCCTGTTGCCAGTGGAAGACGTATTCTCGATCTCGGGTCGCGGTACTGTTGTAACCGGCCGTATCGAGCGCGGTATCGTCAAGGTTGGCGAAGCACTGCAAATCGTTGGTATCCGTGATACACAAGATACAACATGTACTGGCGTTGAAATGTTCCGCAAGCTGCTGGACCAAGGTCAGGCAGGCGACAACGTAGGTGTGTTGTTGCGCGGCACCAAGCGTGAAGACGTGGAGCGGGGCCAGGTATTGGCCAAGCCGAACTCGATCAAGCCACACAAGCATTTCACTGGCGAGATCTATGTTCTGTCGAAAGACGAAGGCGGCCGTCACACACCATTCTTCAACAACTATCGTCCACAGTTCTACTTCCGTACAACGGACGTGACTGGTTCGATCGAGTTGCCGAAGGATAAAGAAATGGTGATGCCAGGCGATAACGTGTCGATCACAGTAATGCTGATCAACCCGATCGCGATGGAAGAAGGTCTGCGTTTCGCGATCCGCGAAGGTGGTCGTACTGTTGGTGCAGGCGTTGTTGCTAAGATCCTGCCTGACGCGTAATTGAAGTAGCAGTAATCGCCGCGACCCGGGAAAATCCCGCCTCGCGGCGTTAATGT from the Collimonas arenae genome contains:
- a CDS encoding dihydroneopterin aldolase — its product is MLSALIHPDLSDCRRLFLRDYEVQINIGVYESEKQGTQRALINVDLFVPLALSTPTKDHMDDVLDYNFMRNTVAKRMAQGHIHLQETLCDDLVSALLAHPRVRAVRVSSEKPDAYPDCRSVGVEVFRIKPKA
- a CDS encoding SDR family NAD(P)-dependent oxidoreductase translates to MPKPVHQPHAVALVTDAANAVGRAIALALARAGWQLALHYQEDQPPAPLTALVQECQALGAQAVAVGCRLNQESQISTLLPRVAAALGEVRCIVNNDSHVEQDSPAAFSSAGLARHMQGNLAAPLQLAQELYAAMLKTPGAQAVVINLLDQKLFNPQPDFLSYTLSKAALHSATTLLAQAFAPQVRVVGIAPALAVTDAGGQTLALQAANPATLEDIAATVCFVAASSAITGSTLLVDGGQHLQTHPRDKAAASGQPFQPH
- a CDS encoding class I SAM-dependent methyltransferase — encoded protein: MQLQLPEASVEAQRASRLLHNLIATEIRLQQGWISFARYMELLLYAPDLGYYSGGAAKLGKDGDFTTAPEITPLFGAALAHLATELFTSSPSLQPQILEFGAGSGQLAFDILSELAAGSDEKSALQGYYIVELSAELRARQQLKLREFPQVQWLDRLPEAFSGVVLGNEVLDAMPVELVVLGEQGQGWQQRGVGLSGNDQFIYIDRPADPALIAQIPEADTLTPGHLTEVHPVAIGFMHSLGAMLKAGRGGVAIFFDYGFPAAEYYLQQRDQGTLMCHYRHHAHPDPFYMPGLQDVTAHVDFTAMAVAALDSGLELLGYSSQAAFLLEAGIGQLLLRTSPENALQYLPQANAMQKLVSPAEMGELFKVLVVGMAAELPERFSRHDRSHRL
- a CDS encoding DUF2905 domain-containing protein, with the protein product MIRWMLVIFVAVIVFSSTLPWLEKLGLGRLPGDVRFTLFGRKFSLPFASTVLLSVVIFLLVRIL
- a CDS encoding ArsC/Spx/MgsR family protein → MITIYHNQRCSKSREALAIAEQFSNTRKLKLEVIDYQKTPLTLAQLQALHRTLGGPVSAMLRDNEPEYAALDLAQADDAALLEALAAHPKLLQRPIVVYQKHAVIARPPELVNPLFGI
- the kefC gene encoding glutathione-regulated potassium-efflux system protein KefC, which produces MENNLLFNGLIYLAAAVVAVPIAKRLGLGAVLGYLLAGMTIGPWGLRLIDNVEDILHFSEFGVVLLLFMIGLELDPKRLWSLRRSIFGWGTAQVSMVSLALFGAAVAVGVDWKTALIAALGMSLSSTAIALATINERKLTTTPAGRAGFAILLFQDIAAIPMIAIVPVLGVAVAHGSGEGWIGGLKVVAVIATLIVGGRYLIRPLLRLIARTELREIFTAFALLLVIAIGLLMESVGMSMALGSFLAGVLLADSEYRHALETDLEPFKGLLLGLFFIAVGMSVDFGLLLTKPWLILGLVAGFLVIKLTVLYLLSKVFQIARAQQFLFAALLSQGGEFAFVVFGAAATARVFSEETSSILVVVVALSMVTTPLLLVLYDKVIAPYFLKAQKRPDDDIDDNENPVIIAGFGRFGQIIGRLLHANKIGLTVLDHDPDQIELLRRFGFKVFYGDATRIDLMHAAGIANARLLVVALDDIEGSLKLVEAVRHEFPDLQIIARARNVTHYFDLMDLGVTVIERETFESALLLGREALRQLGFGAYRARQAAMKFRAHNLQTLHDMYPHQKDQQQIVSIAKQAREELEEMFAHDRILREDMPASGWDDEVLPLDQPTKEAQ
- a CDS encoding NAD(P)H-dependent oxidoreductase translates to MTKPPQTLILYAHPTPHHSRANRRMAEAAAKVPNVKVHDLYELYPDFHIPVRREQALLQEADLVVFQHPIQWYSMPALLKQWVDSVFTPGWAYGPGGDALHGKDFWLVATLGGSERSYQAEGHNLMPFSAFLPAFQQTAQLCGMNWLPPHLLFGAHQVNQQTLAAYIETYRKRLANYPNWPELLAANSTTSLTGN
- a CDS encoding gamma-glutamyl-gamma-aminobutyrate hydrolase family protein, with product MSDNKPSDPTSDPAQSVPEGAIETKQIISAESGPAAPVPDAVKEAAQERPQAAAAQPQPAAAGGFKAADDSAPWPQTWKLIAARFRALSDKAGRRMMQRTLKIGISARIFHPEEGAKGLRGRTLQYLEESIAQWVMSRNVLVFMIPTVNTNGLVHPSSIRLRDYAKHLDGLVLQGGADVSPQSYAQAATRPEWGGDRVRDMYELELLHEFIEAGKPVLGICRGCQLINVAFGGTLYQDIATDVPTSIKHVNDEYDRLHHAIQFPPGSSLATLFNAHGGEQSEWVVNSIHHQAVRDLGRDLTVEAISGSDNIVEAIRYRKASFVMGLQWHPEFHRAGGPQLLDCTPILDGFLRAARETRF
- the tuf gene encoding elongation factor Tu → MAKGKFERTKPHVNVGTIGHVDHGKTTLTAAIATVLSKKFGGEAKAYDQIDAAPEEKARGITINTAHVEYETANRHYAHVDCPGHADYVKNMITGAAQMDGAILVCSAADGPMPQTREHILLSRQVGVPYIIVFLNKADMVDDEELLELVEMEVRELLTKYDFPGDDLPIIKGSAKLALEGDTGPLGEQAIMALAEALDTYIPTPERAVDGHFLLPVEDVFSISGRGTVVTGRIERGIVKVGEALQIVGIRDTQDTTCTGVEMFRKLLDQGQAGDNVGVLLRGTKREDVERGQVLAKPNSIKPHKHFTGEIYVLSKDEGGRHTPFFNNYRPQFYFRTTDVTGSIELPKDKEMVMPGDNVSITVMLINPIAMEEGLRFAIREGGRTVGAGVVAKILPDA